Below is a window of Candidatus Flexicrinis affinis DNA.
GACATCGATGCAGGCATCCTGCCACTGCTGCTGCATGACGACGGCGAGGTCGGGGTAGCCGAGGGCATCGACGACGTAGAAGTCGAAGCTGATGCGTTCGTCACCGGTCGCTTCGAGGATCAGCGCGCAGGCGGCGGCGGGATCGTACGTTTCGGGGATCGGCTCGTAGAAATCGCCGTAGATCGGCCCGATCGGGTCGTTGTTGCCGACCGCGCCGAGGCCGTCGATCGCCAGCTCGTTGAGTTCCTCACGGTTGACGCCGAGCTTGAGGGCTTGACGGATTCGCGGATCTTCGCCGCGGAAGCCCTCGGCCGTGCGGATGCGGATGACCGGGTGGATGTTGGTGGCCTTGTTCAGCACGGTGATTCCGTCGGCGTTCTCGAGGGTTGAGAGCTGCGTGACCGGAATCTTGAAGATGAAATCGGCCGCGCCGCTGGTCAGCGCCTGAATCTGCGCGAGCGGGTCTTCGATGTAGACGTGGGTGACGCCGGCAAGCTGCACGGCATCCGGCTTGAAGTAGTTCGCGTTGGCGCTGAAGACGGCGCGCTCGCCGGGGAGGAACTCGGTCAGGACGAACGGACCGGTGCCGGCGAAGTTGGCGTAAGGAGCGTCGCCATCGGCCAGCACGTTCGGCGTGGCGATGTCTTCGCTGAGGATATAGGCCAAACGCCCGCCAATACCGTATAGGAAGTCGGCATTGGGCGACTCGAGCGTGAAGGTTACGGTGTCGTCATCGACGGCTTCAATGGTGAACGCGCCGCCGCTGAGCAGGCCAAGCGCGGGCGATTCGAGGGTCTTCAGGCGCTCGAAGGTGTACACCACGTCCGAGGACGTGAACGCCGCGCCGTCGTGGAACGTGACGCCCTGCGCCAGTTCGAAGGTATAGACGAGGCCATCGTCGCTGATGGTGTAGCTGGTGGCGAGGTTGGGCGCGATCGCGTTGTCGGGCGTGACGTCGAGCAAATAGTCGTAAATGGTGCGGTTAAACAACAGTTCGGGGTCGTTCGAACCGAGGGCCGGTTCGAGATTGACCGGCGCATTGGTGGCGATAGTCAGGGTGCCGGACTGTGCGCTTGCCGGTAGGGCAATGAGCGACAGCAGCACGGCGGCAATGAGGGTCACCACGATCAGACGCGGCGCTGTGCGTGAGATGCTGAATTCCATTATTCCTCCTCAAGGGGATTGAGTGGGGGAAACGTCGACGGTGCCTATGTCCGTCAGCACGTCAGACAATTCCAAGTCTACCCGTCTTACGGATTCAAACAAGCCGCCTTTACGGGAAGGCTCGGCGGATTCTTCAAGAATACTCACGACGTGTTCTATGGTTGCGAGTGGTTGTGGGCATCCCGAAATGCCGTATACTAATCCTGTAACGTAACGTGTGAGGTGCGCCGTGCTGCCGCTGTCCAAGACCCCTAACCCGAAGATCGCCGAAGAGCGTGTGCGACGCGGCTGGGCCGAGTCGGTCGAGGAGGCATTGGTCGAACTGACGCCCGAGCAGCAGCGCAACCGCGCCGAGACGATCGATCACCTCGCGCAGCAGGCGGCCGAGAATCGGGCGAACCTCAAGTCGCTGCCGCGTTCGCCGCGGCGCGCGCCTGCCCGTCAAGGATAGCGGCAGGCGTGGCCGATCGACCGGACGCCGCGCGGCTGAAGCCCCCGCTTGCCACCCTGCATCGTGTGATTGCCGGCGGCGAGCTTGGCGCCGACATCACCTGTGAACCGCTCGCAGTCACCCACCCCCAACGCACGCTGCTGACGATCACCGACCGGCTGAACGGCGAAATGTACGTCGTGGCCGATGTCGAGGCGGCAAGCCGCGATGTCATCCTGCTGCTGGCGCTGACCGGCCCGCTGCACGTCGCCGCCGACGATCCGGCCTTTCTGCGTGCGCTCGAGTACTTCGCGTGGACGGCCAGCACGACCTCGATGATCCTGCGCGTGGCAGAAGATGCAGATGCCGGGACGCTTCAATTCGCGCTCGGCACGCGCTTCCGCGTGACTCAGGACGGGTTGGCCGTGACACTCGAACACAACCTCAGCCTACTGCGCGCGATTTACACCGAGCTGGGCGACAACATCGACGTCGTGCTGTACGAATGCGGATTGGATTGACGACATGGCCGGACAGACCGGAATATTCATCAGCCACGCGCACGCCGATCAGGAGATCGCCGACGTGATCCGCAAGAAGCTGCGCCGGTTCTTCGCCAACGGCGTGCCGATCTTTCTGTCTCCCAACACCATCGCCGCGGGCAAGAACTGGCTGCCGGAGATCGAAAAGGCGCTCAAGTGCCGCGTGCTGTTGGTGTTGCTGACGCCCAATTCGTTGTCCCGGCCGTGGCTGTGGTTCGAGGTCGGCGCGTGCTGGGACGCCCACCGCAGCGACCAGACGACCATCTTGCCTGTCACCGTCGGGCTAAACGCCGAGGATATCCCCGCGCCGCTCGACCAGATTCAGACGCCCGACCTCACGACCAAAGACGGCTGCAAGGCGTTCTTCTCCAGCCTGCACGACGTGTTCGCGCCGCTGGGGATCGTCGAGGACATGCGCAACAACCAGTTCATCAAGGCGCTGCAAGCCAAGCTTAAGCCCTCGGCCGACATGCTGCCTGCGCCGGCAACCGACGCGCTGATGGAGGCGCTCGGGCATCTGCTCGAACAGGATGCGCTCAAGCACGCCGACCTGTCCGTGTTCGGCGACGCCAACCTACTCACCGCGCAGCAAATCCGCCAGCTCAAGCGCAAGTCGTCAGGTTAGGCGGCGTTTCGGAGTGCAGGGATTTCTCGGTGCCGTGTCCGAAAGAAGAAGAACCACCGAGGCCACGGAGGACACAGAGCACACAGAGGCGGTCTGTAGGGGCGACCCGCCGGGTCGCCCGCGTAAAACCTCACTCCGGGCACAGAGAATTCCCGGTGCCGTGTCCGAAAAGAGAAGAACCACAGAGCACACAGAGAACAAAAGAGCACACAGAGGCGGTCTGTAGGGGTGACCCGGCGGGTCGCCCACTGTGATTGTTGCGCAAAATGTCGCGGTGTCGTAGGGACACGGCACTGCCGTGTCCGAGAAGAAACACGGGCACAGAGCATGCAGAGACCCTAGCGGGTCGTCCACGTAAACCCTCACCCCCGGCCCCTCTCCCTCAGGGAGAGGGGAGTTACACGACCGGACTTGCCTCACCTCAGCACCAAACTGGAGGAGGGGCCGGGGGTGAGGTTGTCTTCCTTTGCCTCATCCTTACCCGCGCACCCAACCGCCCGAAATCACCGCGCTTTGCGGCGGAAGGTCGTGAGGTGGCGCTGCGCGTCGGCCTTGTGTTTGTCGCCGGTGGCGTCGAAGCGATCATACGCGCGTTCCATCCATTCGACGGCGTCGAGCGCGTGGCCGGCCTTGTCGTGCGCGAGTGCTATCGCATAGAGCGTCTCGCCCCGCTGGGGATCGAGCCGGTACGCCGCGTCGAGGTGTTTGAGGGCATCGTCCGCTCGGTTGTCACGCAGGGCGACCAGTCCGAGGCCGTAATGTGCCAAGACCTCACCCTGAAACGACCGCAGCGAGCGCTCGAAATCGGCCTGCGCGAGGTCGTCGGTACCCAGTTCGTAGTACATCAGGCCGCGCGCCGCCCAATACTCTGCGTTCGACGGCAGCAGACGGATCGCCTCGTTGAGCTTCTCGACCGCGGCCTTCGGATTGTTCTTCATATACGCGGCAAGCGCGTCTTTGTACAGCAGGTCGGCGTCGTAACGCGCCGTCAGGCGTTGACCAATCGAGGGCATCGGCGGGTTTCCTCATGACCGTACTTTCCCAGAGGGTTTCCACCCTCTGGACTCCCGAATCTGCAATTTGATGCAGCCTGAGGCATCAAATTGCGTGAAACGAGGTGCAGGAGTGCAAACTCCTGCCGGGGTTTGGGGCAGCGCCACAAGACGAAGGCGCTTCAATCGACTATCAATTATAACGTCGGTCGGAGGCTCTACGCTGAAAACGGGAGATGCCTCCTATACTGCTGATAGGCGCTGAAGAAAATGTATCCGCTGGGCTTCGGCGCGAGGAGAAACACGGGATGGCAAACTGGCGTTCGTATACGCTTGCCCGCAAGGAACACACGGTCGTCGGAGAGCTGTTGATTACCGACGACGTCCACAGCCCGCAGCGCGACAACCGGCGCAGCGTGCTGGTGTGGCTTCCGCCGACGTATCGCCTGAGCGAGCGGCGCTATCCGGTGATCTACATGCACGACGGCGACAACCTGTTCGACGCGCATGGCAGCTACGCCGGCGAATGGGGCGTCGACGAGACGCTGACCGCACTTGCGCCGGGCGGAATCGAGGCGATCGTGGTCGGCCTGCCGAACATGGGCGAGCAGCGTTTCCTCGAATACAACCCGTTCGGCGGCGCGGGCGAAGACTATATCCGCTTCATCGTCGACACCGTTAAGCCGATGATCGACGATGAATTCCGCACCCTGCGCGATGCCGCCCATACGTGTATCGCGGGCTCGTCCATGGGCGGCTTGATCAGCCTATTCGGTTACCTGCGGTTTCCAGAGGTTTTCCGGCTGTGCGGCGCGTTCAGCCCGGTGTTCTGGCTTGAGCACGATGCGCTGGTTCAGATGGTGTTGGCCGAGACCGCCGAGCCCGGGCGCGTATATCTGGACGTGGGCGGCAAAGAGGGCGACGTCATCATGCGGCTTGCACCTGAGATGTTCCCCACGCTCGACGACGCCCACAACGCCTACCGGGATGGCGTGCGCCAGCTGCGCGACGGATTCAAACAGAACGGTTACGGCAAGAACCTGCTGTACCTCGAGGATCCGAACGCCGCGCACAACGAGCCGGCGTGGGCCGCGCGCTTGCCGTCTGCCTTGCGCTTTCTGCTGGGATAGGATTCGGGCTTCAGAGGGCGACCCACGAACCCTCACCCCTAACCCCTCTCCCGACCTGCGGTGCTCCCTACGGTCGTCAGGGAGAGGGGAACCTGACACGTGTGTTGTGTGCGAAGGGACACGGCACGGCCGTGTCCGGGAGAAAAGCGGGCACAAAGCCATCAGCGCGGGACAAGCCGCCAGATTGCCCCGCCGTCGGAGTCGACGCTGCTCATGTACAGCCCGCCGTCCGGCCCCTGTGCGATGTCGATTCGGCAGCGCGCCTCGCCGAGCGGGATCTCGACCACGGCCTCGACGGCGCGCCGGTCGTCGTCCAGCGTGACCATGCGCAGCGACGGATAGCCGTCGTTCCACACGCAGAAGAACAGCTTGCCGATCCAGTCCGGCGCGGCGTCATTGTCATACACGAGGATTCCGGTCGGCGCCTCGGTCGGCGTAAAGCTAAGAAGCGGCGCGACGTAGTAGGTCATGTTGACGCCCGCGGCCGTGCCGCCACAGCGGTAATTCGCGCCGTGGCCGTAGTGGAATCCGCGCAGGATCAGGTTAATCTCATCGTCGCACTGGTCGCCATTCTCGGTGGCGAAGATGGCCGTGCCTTCGAGGTCGAAATCGAAGTCCCACGCGTTGCGCAGGCCGTAGGCGTACACACTGCTGCCCTCGATCGGGTTGCCTGCCGCCGGCACGAGGCCGTCATCGGTGACGTCGAAGCGGTGAATCTTGCCGGGGATGACGTCGAGATCCTGCGCGTTGGCCGGGTTCTCGTAGTCGCCGACGGTCAGGTACAGCCGGCCCTCGCGGTCGAACGCGACGTGCCCGCCGTTGTGGATCAGCGGGCTGCCGACCAGCGGCACGCTGAACATCACCTCCGGGTCGCGGCCGATGCCGTTTTCCTCGGTGAAACGCACGAGCCGATTGGCCGGATAGTCGCGCTGGGTGCCGGGGTTGGTGTGGACGACCCAGATGTGTCCGTTCTCGTCGTAGTTCGGGTCGAGTGCGATGCCGAGCATGCCGCGCTCGGCCAGCCCATCGACCGGCAGCGTGATCACCGGCTCGGGCTGGAGCACGCCGTCCGCGCTCACGACGCGCACATTGCCCGTGTTCTTCTCGGTGTAGAACAGCCGGCCATCCGGCGCGAACGCCAGCTTGACCGGATAGTTGGCGGCGATGTACCGGTCGACGGTATAGGTCACGCCGCCGGCGGTGAACGTTTGCGCGGGCTGCGCGCCGGCGAGCGCAACCGTCAGCGTGAGCAGGACAAGGAGAGCGATGGAACGGCGCATGGCGTACAGCTTTCTACGTGCAGCGCGGGGCGCTGCCCAACCCACCTCACCCCCGTCTCACTGCGTTCGACTCCCCCTCTCCAACTTGGAGAGGGGGTTGGGGGTGAGGTCATCGTCGTGCCCGATTGTACCGCAGCGGCCCGAATCGGCTTGTCAGAGCGGGCGGATGCGCGGTACACTTCGTGCAGATTTGCACTACCGCCGGAGCTTCGTGGACGTGGACATTTTCACCCTCATCGTGATCATTGCGCTGATCGGCATTGACATCATCGCCGTGTATTACATCATGCGGCTGGGCCTCAAGCACGAGGGCTTGCACGAACCGCTGAAGCCGGACGAATCGGTTGCCGTGCAGCGCCTGCGCAAGCTCAATGCCGAGCGGCTGGAGAAGATCGAAGCCGCACGCGCCAAGGCGGCCCTGCCTGCTGGTGGCGAGCCTGCGCCCGAAGCGTAATCCGGCAGTGCCCGCCGGGGCGACTATCCACAACAGTCCGTATGACGCAGCAGGGCGAACTGCCTGCTGCGTTTGATTCACGGAGGGCGGCGTGCTGCGCTGCGGAATTGACTCGATCGACATTCAGCGGATAGAGGACGGCATCGCCCGATTGGGCGAGCGCTTCCTCGATCGGTTCTTCACCGCCGCCGAGCGCGCCGAGTGCCTCGATAAGCCGCACCGCCTTGCCGCGCGGATCGCCGCCAAAGAAGCGGTCGGCAAGGCGTTCGGCACCGGCATCGGCGACGTGAGCTGGAAAGAGATCGAGATCACCAGCGACCCGCGCGGACGGCCGGTCCTCACCCTGCACGGCGCGGCCGCCAAGCTTGCTGCCGAAATGGGCCTCACGGAGTGGGACGTCAGCCTGACCCACACCGACACCACTGCCTCCGCCGTGGTGGTCGCACTTGGTCATTGAGCAAACCCGCAAATCCGGGTAGCCTTCTACCAACACGTCATGGAAACGATTCACTCCAAAGGGCTTGCGCCCTCTGGACTCCCAATTCTGCGATTTCGAGCCGCGCGCGGCTCGAAATCGCGAGAGATGAGGTGCAGGAGTGCAAACTCCTGCCGGGGTTTGGGGCAGCGCCCCAACACGCCATAGCGGATACCGAGACCGTTCGTTGAACCCACAGGTCGCATAGATGCACAAATCTCCTGCCAACCGCCCGGCGCGGCGTGACCCGTACGCGGCGCTGCGCTATCGCAACTTTCGCCTGCTGATCGCGGGGCGCATGCCGGCGCAGATCGGCGAGATGATGGTCAGCGTGGGCGTAGGCTGGGAGCTGTACGAACGCACCGGCGACGCCTTCGCGCTGGGGCTTGTCGGGCTGGTGCAGATCATCCCCGTGCTGCTGCTGTCAGTGTTCGGCGGGTACGCGGCCGACCGCTACGACCGCAGGCGAATCGCGCTCATTTCGCAGCTCGTGCTGATCGTGTGTTCGCTGGTGCTGGCGGTGTTGTCGATCACCGAAGGACCGTTGGTGCTGCTGTACGGCGTGCTGATGATCATCGGCGCGGCGCGTGCATTCAACAACCCGGCCGAGGGCGCGCTCACGCCGCTGACGGTGCCGCAGGAGCAGTATCTCAACGCGGTGACGTGGAACTCGACGGTGTGGCAGTCGTCGGCCATCCTCGGGCCGGCGCTGGGTGGCCTGCTGATCGCATTGGCGAACGACGCGGCGCTGGTGTACCTCGTCAACGCGGCGGCGGGCTGTGTGCTGGTGGCCGCCCTGCTGATGATCGACGTCAAGCAGAAGACCTTCATCTCGGCCAACGAACCGCCGCTGCAAGCCATCCGCGGCGGATGGCAGTTCCTGCGCCGATCGCCGGTGATCCTCGGCGCGATCACACTCGATATGTTCGCTGTGCTGTTCGGCGGGGCGGCGTTCCTGCTGCCTGTGTTTGCCAAGGACATCCTGATGGTCGACGCGACCGGCCTCGGCCTGCTGCGCACGGCCCCGTCCGTCGGCGCGCTGATGATGGCGGTGTACTTGAGCCGGCGCGCCCCGTTCGAGCGTTCCGGTCATACGCTGCTGTGGGCGGTGGCGGGCTTCGGCGTCGCGACGATCGTGTTCGGCGTGTCAACGTCGTTCGTGCTGTCGATGGCGATGCTGTTCCTGCTCGGCGCGCTTGACAACATCAGCGTGGTGATCCGCCACACGCTGGTGCTGACGTACACGCCGGACGAGATGCGCGGGCGCGTGTCGGCGGTCAACAGCGTGTTCATTGGCGCGTCGAACGAACTCGGCGGATTCGAATCCGGCGTCGCCGCGGCGCTGCTTGGGCCGGTCGGGGCGGTCGTGACCGGCGGCATCGGGACGATTCTGGTCGTGTTGGGTATCGCGCGGTGGATACCGGCGCTGCGGAACTTCGGGCTGCTCAGCGGGCCTGCTGCGTCACCGGCCGAGCCTGCGCCGGAACCCGAGCCGGCGGAGCAAGCGGCGTAACGTCCCGCCACGCGAAGCACCGGGTATACTCTCGATTCATCACTCTCCACTCATCGCTATTCTTGAGGAGGCGGTCATGGAACACAGATTGCTTGGTGGATCGGGACTCAAGGTCCCCGTGCTGGCATTCGGCACCGGCACGTTTGGCGGACGCGGCAACTTCTTCAGCGCGTGGGGCAACACCGACGTCGCCGAGGCCAAGCGGCTGGTCGACATTTGCATCGACCACGGCGTGACCCTGTTCGATACCGCCGACGTGTACTCGCGCGGGGCGTCGGAAGAAATCCTCGGCCATGCGCTGGCCGGCAAGCGCGACAAGGTGCTGATCTCGACTAAGGCGACCTTCCGCATGGACGACACCGACCCCAACAACGTCGGATCGTCTCGCTTTCACCTGATTAAGTCGGTCGAGGGGAGCCTGCGCCGCCTGCAGACCGACTATATCGACATTTACACCATGCACGGCTTCGACGCTAAGACCCCGGTCGAGGAAGTGCTGTCGACGCTCGAGTCGTTGGTACAGAGCGGCAAGGTGCGCTATCTGGCGTGCTCGAACTTCTCAGGCTGGCACCTGATGAAGTCGCTCTCGATCAGCGAACGCTACGGATGGTCGCGCTATGTCGGGCATCAGGCGTACTACTCGCTGATCTGCCGCGACTACGAGTGGGAACTGATGCCGCTGGCGCTCGATCAGAAGGTCGGCACGCTGGTGTGGAGCCCGCTGGGCGGCGGGCGGCTGAGCGGAAAAATCCGGCGCGGCCAAGCGGCGGGACCGAACACGCGCGTCGGGCAGATCGGCGGCGAGGGGCCGGCCGTGCCGGAGGAGCGCCTGTACCGTGTCATCGACGCGCTCGACGAGATTGCCGCGGAAACCGGCAAGACGGTCGCGCAGGTCGCGCTCAACTGGTGCTTGCAGCGCCCGACGGTCAGCACGCTGGTGTTCGGCGCGCGCAACGAAGAGCAGTTGATGTCCAACCTCGGCGCAATCGACTGGAACCTGACGGCCGAGCAGGTCGACAAGCTGGACACCGCCAGCGCTACGCCGCCGGCATACCCGTACTGGCACCAGTGGGGCTTCAAAGAGCGCAATCCGCGCCCGGTGCCGGGGGCGTAGCCGGAGTAGGCCGCCTATGACCCTCACCATCCGCCCGGCCGTGCGCGAGGACGCGCCGGTACTCACGCGGCTGACGATGCGTGTGCTCCGGGCGCACGCAGACGCCTATCCGTGGCGCTTCAAGGCGCTCCACCCCGACAACCCGGCGGTGACCGCGTGGTACGAGTCGATGCTCGACAGTCCGCTGAACCCGATCGCCATCGCCTTTGACGGCGACATGCCGGTCGGGTACGCGGCGTGTTCGCTGCACATGGCGCTCGACCATCCACTGGTGTTCGGTTCGACGTCGCTCGTCATCGAGCAGATTTCGGTCGAACAGGCGTACGAAGGTAAGGGTGTGGGCCGCCGCCTGCTCGAGTGGGCGCTGGATGTCGCGCACGAGCGCAAGGCGCAGCGCGTTCAGTTGGTGGTGCATGACTTCAACACGCGCGCGATCGCCTTCTACGAGCGCCACGGGTTTGAGCGTCTTTCGCATACGATGGTCAAGCTGTTGTGAGCGTGCCGCTTTCGGTCTGGAAATCTCGAGGTCATGCCGATGTCCATTGTGGTTCGCCCTGCCCGACTCGAAGATGCCGCCGTGCTGGCACGCCTCAACTTGCGCGTGCATCAGCTTCACGTCGACGCGCTGCCGGCGCGCTATAAACCGATTCGGCCCGACCAGTCCGAGGTGATCGCGTGGCACGCGCAGCACTTGATGGACGAGAACGCTTATGTCGCCATCGCCTACGACGGCGACACGCCGGTGGGCTACATCCTCGCCTTTGTGCAGACGATTCCGGACAACCCGTTCGTGTACAGCACGCCGAATTTCCACATCGATCAGATGTCTGTCGAGATGGAATACGAGGGGCAAGGGGTGGGGCGTCTGCTGCTGGAGGCCGCGCTTGCTGTCGCCCGCGAGCGCGGGGCGGAGACGATCTCGCTGGGCGTCGCTGCCTTCAACGAACGCGCCATCGCTTTCTATGAGCGGCACGGGTTCGAGGCGCTGTCGCTGCGCATGGCGAGGCGGGTGTAGAAAACTGGGGCGCTGCCCCAAACCCCGCCAGAAGGCTTTCGCCCTCTGGCCTCCCTTTTCCGCAAATTCGATGCGCGTGCGCATCGAATTTGCCGTAATGGGGTCAAGGGGTGCAAACCCCTTGTGGAGGTGCGGAGGCGAAGCCTCTGCAAACCACTGCGAAACATCACGCCGGACGGGGGCCATTCGGCACTACAGAGTGCGACAACTTCGGGGCTACGCTGGTCACTGGGGGTAACTCAGGCCGGGACGCCTATATTTCGGCGCGCCTCCCGGCAGAAAGCGAATC
It encodes the following:
- a CDS encoding ABC transporter substrate-binding protein, translated to MEFSISRTAPRLIVVTLIAAVLLSLIALPASAQSGTLTIATNAPVNLEPALGSNDPELLFNRTIYDYLLDVTPDNAIAPNLATSYTISDDGLVYTFELAQGVTFHDGAAFTSSDVVYTFERLKTLESPALGLLSGGAFTIEAVDDDTVTFTLESPNADFLYGIGGRLAYILSEDIATPNVLADGDAPYANFAGTGPFVLTEFLPGERAVFSANANYFKPDAVQLAGVTHVYIEDPLAQIQALTSGAADFIFKIPVTQLSTLENADGITVLNKATNIHPVIRIRTAEGFRGEDPRIRQALKLGVNREELNELAIDGLGAVGNNDPIGPIYGDFYEPIPETYDPAAACALILEATGDERISFDFYVVDALGYPDLAVVMQQQWQDACIDVELLVRPEGVYYGDNEWLDAELGLTGWSSRAIPQQYLVEAYISGAPYNESNFNDAELDALAAQATETTDPAARAEIYKQIAQIFADRGPIIVPYFAPVLGAVTNRVQGLDMNPVPGLTDLRGVSVTE
- a CDS encoding toll/interleukin-1 receptor domain-containing protein: MAGQTGIFISHAHADQEIADVIRKKLRRFFANGVPIFLSPNTIAAGKNWLPEIEKALKCRVLLVLLTPNSLSRPWLWFEVGACWDAHRSDQTTILPVTVGLNAEDIPAPLDQIQTPDLTTKDGCKAFFSSLHDVFAPLGIVEDMRNNQFIKALQAKLKPSADMLPAPATDALMEALGHLLEQDALKHADLSVFGDANLLTAQQIRQLKRKSSG
- a CDS encoding tetratricopeptide repeat protein — translated: MPSIGQRLTARYDADLLYKDALAAYMKNNPKAAVEKLNEAIRLLPSNAEYWAARGLMYYELGTDDLAQADFERSLRSFQGEVLAHYGLGLVALRDNRADDALKHLDAAYRLDPQRGETLYAIALAHDKAGHALDAVEWMERAYDRFDATGDKHKADAQRHLTTFRRKAR
- a CDS encoding alpha/beta hydrolase; this encodes MANWRSYTLARKEHTVVGELLITDDVHSPQRDNRRSVLVWLPPTYRLSERRYPVIYMHDGDNLFDAHGSYAGEWGVDETLTALAPGGIEAIVVGLPNMGEQRFLEYNPFGGAGEDYIRFIVDTVKPMIDDEFRTLRDAAHTCIAGSSMGGLISLFGYLRFPEVFRLCGAFSPVFWLEHDALVQMVLAETAEPGRVYLDVGGKEGDVIMRLAPEMFPTLDDAHNAYRDGVRQLRDGFKQNGYGKNLLYLEDPNAAHNEPAWAARLPSALRFLLG
- a CDS encoding PQQ-dependent sugar dehydrogenase, whose amino-acid sequence is MRRSIALLVLLTLTVALAGAQPAQTFTAGGVTYTVDRYIAANYPVKLAFAPDGRLFYTEKNTGNVRVVSADGVLQPEPVITLPVDGLAERGMLGIALDPNYDENGHIWVVHTNPGTQRDYPANRLVRFTEENGIGRDPEVMFSVPLVGSPLIHNGGHVAFDREGRLYLTVGDYENPANAQDLDVIPGKIHRFDVTDDGLVPAAGNPIEGSSVYAYGLRNAWDFDFDLEGTAIFATENGDQCDDEINLILRGFHYGHGANYRCGGTAAGVNMTYYVAPLLSFTPTEAPTGILVYDNDAAPDWIGKLFFCVWNDGYPSLRMVTLDDDRRAVEAVVEIPLGEARCRIDIAQGPDGGLYMSSVDSDGGAIWRLVPR
- the acpS gene encoding holo-ACP synthase; protein product: MLRCGIDSIDIQRIEDGIARLGERFLDRFFTAAERAECLDKPHRLAARIAAKEAVGKAFGTGIGDVSWKEIEITSDPRGRPVLTLHGAAAKLAAEMGLTEWDVSLTHTDTTASAVVVALGH
- a CDS encoding MFS transporter — translated: MHKSPANRPARRDPYAALRYRNFRLLIAGRMPAQIGEMMVSVGVGWELYERTGDAFALGLVGLVQIIPVLLLSVFGGYAADRYDRRRIALISQLVLIVCSLVLAVLSITEGPLVLLYGVLMIIGAARAFNNPAEGALTPLTVPQEQYLNAVTWNSTVWQSSAILGPALGGLLIALANDAALVYLVNAAAGCVLVAALLMIDVKQKTFISANEPPLQAIRGGWQFLRRSPVILGAITLDMFAVLFGGAAFLLPVFAKDILMVDATGLGLLRTAPSVGALMMAVYLSRRAPFERSGHTLLWAVAGFGVATIVFGVSTSFVLSMAMLFLLGALDNISVVIRHTLVLTYTPDEMRGRVSAVNSVFIGASNELGGFESGVAAALLGPVGAVVTGGIGTILVVLGIARWIPALRNFGLLSGPAASPAEPAPEPEPAEQAA
- a CDS encoding aldo/keto reductase produces the protein MEHRLLGGSGLKVPVLAFGTGTFGGRGNFFSAWGNTDVAEAKRLVDICIDHGVTLFDTADVYSRGASEEILGHALAGKRDKVLISTKATFRMDDTDPNNVGSSRFHLIKSVEGSLRRLQTDYIDIYTMHGFDAKTPVEEVLSTLESLVQSGKVRYLACSNFSGWHLMKSLSISERYGWSRYVGHQAYYSLICRDYEWELMPLALDQKVGTLVWSPLGGGRLSGKIRRGQAAGPNTRVGQIGGEGPAVPEERLYRVIDALDEIAAETGKTVAQVALNWCLQRPTVSTLVFGARNEEQLMSNLGAIDWNLTAEQVDKLDTASATPPAYPYWHQWGFKERNPRPVPGA
- a CDS encoding GNAT family N-acetyltransferase; protein product: MTLTIRPAVREDAPVLTRLTMRVLRAHADAYPWRFKALHPDNPAVTAWYESMLDSPLNPIAIAFDGDMPVGYAACSLHMALDHPLVFGSTSLVIEQISVEQAYEGKGVGRRLLEWALDVAHERKAQRVQLVVHDFNTRAIAFYERHGFERLSHTMVKLL
- a CDS encoding GNAT family N-acetyltransferase gives rise to the protein MSIVVRPARLEDAAVLARLNLRVHQLHVDALPARYKPIRPDQSEVIAWHAQHLMDENAYVAIAYDGDTPVGYILAFVQTIPDNPFVYSTPNFHIDQMSVEMEYEGQGVGRLLLEAALAVARERGAETISLGVAAFNERAIAFYERHGFEALSLRMARRV